Proteins encoded within one genomic window of Oncorhynchus keta strain PuntledgeMale-10-30-2019 chromosome 12, Oket_V2, whole genome shotgun sequence:
- the LOC118390835 gene encoding ubiquitin-like domain-containing CTD phosphatase 1 — translation MSVSVIIKWGGQEYSISTLSEEDTVLDLKQSIKSLTGVLPERQKLLGLKVKGKPAEDDMKLGSLKLKPKTKIMMMGSREESLEDVLAPPPENDDVVNDFDIEEEVIEVENREENLAKIARRVKDYKVEEMNPPREGKRLLVLDVDYTLFDHKSCAETGQELMRPFLHEFLTSAFEDYDIVIWSATSMKWIDAKMKELGVTDNPNYKITFMLDSAAMITVHTPKRGVVEVKPLGVIWGKYSEFYSKRNTIMFDDIGRNFLMNPQNGLKIRPFMKAHLNREKDKELFKLSQYLKEIAKLEDFSFLNHKHWERYLSKKQSQ, via the exons atgtctgtgtctgtgatcATTAAATGGGGTGGACAGGAGTACTCCATCAGTACACTCTCTGAAGAGGACACTGTGCTGGACCTCAAGCAGTCTATCAAGTCCCTGACTGGGGTTCTTCCAGAGAGACAGAAACTCCTAGGATTAAAAGTCAAAG GTAAACCAGCAGAGGATGACATGAAGCTGGGCTCACTGAAGCTCAAACCCAAGACCAAGATCATGATGAtgggcagcagagaggagagtctG GAAGACGTTTTAGCACCTCCCCCAGAGAATGATGACGTTGTCAATGACTTTGACATTGAAGAGGAGGTGATTGAAGTAGAGAACAG AGAGGAGAACTTGGCCAAGATAGCCCGCCGTGTCAAAGACTACAAAGTGGAGGAGATGAACCCACCCAGGGAAGGAAAGAGGCTGCTAGTACTTGATGTGGACTACACATTGTTTG ATCACAAGTCATGTGCAGAGACAGGTCAAGAGCTCATGAGGCCTTTTCTCCATGAGTTCTTGACCTCTGCGTTCGAAGACTATGACATTGTAATTTGGT CTGCCACGAGTATGAAGTGGATTGATGCTAAAATGAAA GAGCTAGGAGTGACAGACAACCCGAACTACAAGATCACCTTCATGCTGGACAGTGCAGCCATGATCACCGTGCACACACCTAAGAGGGGTGTAGTGGAG GTGAAGCCTCTCGGGGTGATATGGGGCAAGTACAGTGAGTTCTACAGCAAGAGGAACACCATCATGTTCGACGACATTGGCAGAAATTTCCTCATGAACCCACAGAACGGACTGAAG ATTCGTCCATTCATGAAAGCGCACTTAAACCGTGAGAAAGACAAAGAGCTCTTCAAACTGTCTCAGTATCTTAAAGAGATTGCCAAACTGGAGGACTTCTCTTTTCTCAACCACAAGCATTGGGAGAG GTATCTGTCAAAGAAACAAAGCCAGTGA